The following proteins are co-located in the Silene latifolia isolate original U9 population chromosome 1, ASM4854445v1, whole genome shotgun sequence genome:
- the LOC141611247 gene encoding vacuolar protein sorting-associated protein 55 homolog isoform X2: protein MFSSSILLQILACALYGNWWPMLSALMYVVVPMPCMFFGGGSTQFLISRDGGGWIDAAKFMTGASAVGSIAIPMILLHAKLIEVGAMVIELTSFLLFVCTVLCFHRASLDDEW, encoded by the exons ATGTTCTCGTCGAGTATCTTGCTGCAGATTCTG GCTTGTGCACTCTATGGTAACTGGTGGCCAATGCTGTCAG CTCTCATGTATGTGGTGGTTCCAATGCCATGCATGTTCTTTGGAGGTGGATCAACACAATTTTTAATTAGTCGAGATGGTGGAGG ATGGATAGATGCTGCCAAGTTTATGACAGGAGCATCAGCAGTGGGAAGCATTGCAATTCCAATGATCCTTCTGCATGCTAAACTGATAGAAGTGGGAGCTATGGTAATTGAGTTGACATCGTTCTTGTTATTTGTTTGTACTGTTTTGTGCTTCCACCGCGCTAGTCTCGATGATGAATGGTAG
- the LOC141608938 gene encoding uncharacterized protein LOC141608938 → MAQTFNAYIISARTKHIIYMLEEIRVALMQRLVKKKTEMEKKCTFVCPRVQEKLEKEKELAAMCTPLPSSDIVYQVMYGTDNLTVNLETRECTCKKWNLTGIPCGHAIAAIFDKYEKAEDYVDDCYKKETYLRIYGSSITPCPGERHWPSVHQLLNPPQIKVGPGRPRKNRRKDPFKDPKKSGNLTKHGLEMTCSVCKSRTHNKRKCPDKDKTIATLQPPKRERGRFRAAHNKHHTTNPATEAHHQMTAQPTRIGKGGRVINSGRGGRGGTLGGRGGAAGGRGGIGGRASGRGGAVGGRDGRGGGRGGIAGRSGRVPQGFGILYNDQGNIFTNSFLGLGGFPFNNMKQQVTPQLKLQ, encoded by the exons ATGGCACAGACATTCAATGCCTACATTATAAGTGCTCGTACAAAGCATATCATATATATGCTTGAGGAGATAAGGGTTGCTTTGATGCAAAGGTTGGTTAAGAAAAAGACAGAAATGGAGAAAAAATGTACCTTTGTCTGCCCTAGGGTACAAGAGAAGCTTGAGAAGGAGAAAGAGCTTGCTGCAATGTGCACACCTCTGCCATCAAGTGATATTGTCTACCAGGTAATGTATGGTACTGATAACCTGACTGTTAATTTAGAGACTAGGGAATGCACTTGTAAAAAGTGGAATTTAACTGGTATCCCCTGTGGTCATGCAATTGCTGCAATATTTGACAAATATGAGAAAGCTGAGGACTATGTTGATGATTGTTACAAAAAGGAAACTTATCTGAGGATATATGGTTCATCAATAACTCCATGCCCAGGTGAGAGGCACTGGCCTAGTGTTCATCAACTCTTGAACCCCCCACAAATAAAGGTAGGTCCAGGCAGACCTAGGAAAAACAGAAGGAAGGATCCATTTAAAGATCCCAAAAAAAGTGGGAATCTCACAAAGCATGGCCTAGAGATGACTTGTTCAGTATGTAAGTCTAGAACCCACAACAAGAGAAAGTGCCCTGACAAAGACAAGACTATAGCCACTCTTCAACCACCTAAAAGAGAAAGGGGAAGATTTAGAGCTGCTCATAACAAACACCATACTACTAATCCAGCTACTGAGGCTCATCACCAAATGACTGCTCAGCCAACTAGGATAGGAAAAGGTGGCAGGGTTATTAATAGTGGTAGGGGTGGAAGAGGTGGAACATTAGGTGGTAGAGGTGGAGCAGCAGGTGGTAGAGGTGGAATTGGTGGCAGAGCAAGTGGCAGGGGAGGAGCAGTAGGTGGTAGAGATGGAAGAGGAGGTGGCAGAGGTGGAATTGCTGGTAGAAGTGGAAGG GTACCACAAGGATTTGGCATCCTTTATAATGATCAAGGCAATATTTTCACCAAT AGTTTCCTAGGACTGGGAGGATTTCCATTCAACAACATGAAACAACAAGTTACCCCTCAACTCAAGCTTCAGTGA
- the LOC141611247 gene encoding vacuolar protein sorting-associated protein 55 homolog isoform X1, with translation MILMCLVSCLVCFVALLLLLLNGAFYISVLAGLAFMFSSSILLQILACALYGNWWPMLSALMYVVVPMPCMFFGGGSTQFLISRDGGGWIDAAKFMTGASAVGSIAIPMILLHAKLIEVGAMVIELTSFLLFVCTVLCFHRASLDDEW, from the exons ATGATATTGATGTGTTTGGTTTCTTGTCTTGTATGTTTTGTTGCGTTGCTGCTGTTGCTGTTGAATGGCGCTTTCTATATCTCAGT GCTTGCTGGGCTGGCGTTTATGTTCTCGTCGAGTATCTTGCTGCAGATTCTG GCTTGTGCACTCTATGGTAACTGGTGGCCAATGCTGTCAG CTCTCATGTATGTGGTGGTTCCAATGCCATGCATGTTCTTTGGAGGTGGATCAACACAATTTTTAATTAGTCGAGATGGTGGAGG ATGGATAGATGCTGCCAAGTTTATGACAGGAGCATCAGCAGTGGGAAGCATTGCAATTCCAATGATCCTTCTGCATGCTAAACTGATAGAAGTGGGAGCTATGGTAATTGAGTTGACATCGTTCTTGTTATTTGTTTGTACTGTTTTGTGCTTCCACCGCGCTAGTCTCGATGATGAATGGTAG